From a region of the Chroicocephalus ridibundus chromosome 8, bChrRid1.1, whole genome shotgun sequence genome:
- the SAMD13 gene encoding sterile alpha motif domain-containing protein 13, whose amino-acid sequence MLTVDMENKENGSLDVKNSVENGRPPDPADWAVIDVVNYFRTAGFEEQANAFQEQEIDGKSLLLMTRNDVLTGLSLKLGPALKIYEYHVKPLQTQHLKNSSL is encoded by the exons ATGCTAACTGTTgacatggaaaacaaggaaaatggcTCCCTGGATGTCAAAAA TTCAGTAGAGAACGGGAGACCTCCAGATCCTGCTGACTGGGCTGTTATCGATGTTGTGAATTATTTCAGAACAGCTGGATTTGAAGAACAAGCCAACGCCTTTCAAGAACAG GAAATTGATGGCAAATCATTACTGTTGATGACAAGAAATGATGTACTGACTGGACTTTCATTAAAACTGGGGCCTGCGCTGAAAATCTATGAATATCACGTAAAACCTCTACAGACACAACATCTAAAGAACAGCTCTTTATAG